In Sphingomonas panacisoli, one genomic interval encodes:
- a CDS encoding translocation/assembly module TamB domain-containing protein: MGEATVPEDMPETTIVVRRPLWQSIARWIAIVLAGIAALLVAVYVLLDTAPGHRFIVSRLANYTTETGLNIKVGRIKGSIYGRMELVDLRVSDTKSVFLTAPSAVIDWHPFQFFWNHIDVDSMEAPLVTMTRPVTLKPGDPNAPLLPDIDIDIDRLKVGRLVLAKEVTGQAHLVRIDGAAHIAAGRAQLVANADALKGPGIAGGDRLRLTLDAVPKDNRLAIKVSLDAPGDGVVAAMSGTKAPLTVRVDGKGDWKAWAGKGLATLGGQELANLDLGAANGTFTIRGLTHPGLYMAGPVERLTAGGMMVDITSTLDKRKATTRMTLTSSALAVAANGLIDLGENKFGNFVVDARLLTPGAILPNLAGRDVMAHLALDGPFVTPTVGYSISAAALSFNGTGVEGLSASGKATVDAEHVMVPVNARARRVTGLNAAAGGLLTNVSAVGDFAYSNGKLLSDNLKIKSDRIDATAIVVADLPSGRYTGALKGRVNNYTIDGIGIVDLTTDAKLVTVPSGGFGIKGHVVARTKRIFNSGAADFLGGNALVSSDVGYDTNGRITFNNVKLTAPQFTIYRGGGSYAPNGQILFAGDGMSKAYGPVSARVTGTASAPVIVIRAPRPGVGVGLSGLEATIRGKGDGYAVVAKGDTSYGPFAANVLIRTGKVLTIQVNQGTQFAGVNLLGNLQQTPAGPFAGRLQFAGSGVNGVATLAAEGKVQRADFDAHAYNARIPGAVDFTIGRALAKGTIILYPSGPRVLADVQLANLRYGETVLSVARAKVDYANQTGTVQALANGSSGVPFTMGLSAQLQPKLWLVALQGKANGIAFRTPRPARIEPLNGEYKLQPTQIVFDKGTARIAGSYGKGVTLQARLDKLDLSVANALVPGLNIDGVATGSVDYIQPTGAEVPNIDTRMTITGFTRSSAEIVSQPVDITFLGRLTAAGGDARALIKRGTTTIGRMQANLAPLGGGASWSERLMSAPLTGGVRYNGPAGVLFSLTGLANQQASGGIAVAADFGGRLGAPQLNGILRADNLTYINTAFGTKLTNVQLAGRFTNDRLEITKLEAKAGQGTVSANGWIGLSSDAGFPLQLNATLQNATLADSDSLAGTATGTLAVTNGKGGGLIKGDLRIPNARYEFNYQGQAEVPELKGIRRKSDAPRPHGPPAPESNFKLDVRIRAANQLFVSGMGLESEWSLDMRVGGTSAQPIVSGNAEIVRGTYSFAGKRFDINRGNIRFSGNALSDPDIDISATTDTNGITAVINIGGTGQRPQITFTSTPTLPQDEVLSRLLFGTNPENLSAVEALQLAAALNSLRGSGGGLNPLGKLRGGLGIDRLRILGADEAGGRGTALAAGKYITRNIYIEIITDARGFTATQLEISLTKSLSVLSQMSSFGGSGASVKYQKNF, from the coding sequence ATGGGCGAGGCGACCGTCCCCGAAGACATGCCGGAAACGACGATCGTCGTCCGGCGGCCGCTATGGCAGTCGATCGCGCGCTGGATCGCGATCGTGCTCGCCGGCATCGCGGCGCTGTTGGTGGCAGTCTATGTGCTGCTCGACACAGCGCCGGGACATCGCTTCATCGTGTCGCGTCTGGCTAACTACACGACCGAGACCGGTCTCAATATCAAGGTCGGGCGGATCAAGGGGTCGATCTACGGCCGGATGGAACTGGTCGATCTGCGCGTCAGCGATACCAAGAGCGTGTTCCTGACCGCGCCGTCGGCGGTGATCGACTGGCACCCATTCCAGTTCTTCTGGAACCATATCGACGTCGATTCGATGGAAGCGCCGCTGGTCACGATGACGCGGCCGGTGACGCTCAAGCCCGGCGATCCCAACGCGCCGCTATTGCCCGACATCGATATCGATATCGACCGATTGAAGGTCGGCCGGCTGGTGCTGGCGAAGGAGGTGACGGGGCAGGCGCATCTCGTTCGCATCGACGGCGCCGCGCACATCGCGGCGGGCCGCGCGCAACTCGTCGCCAATGCCGACGCGTTGAAGGGGCCGGGAATTGCGGGCGGCGATCGGTTGCGTCTGACGCTCGACGCGGTGCCGAAAGACAACCGGCTAGCGATCAAGGTGTCGCTCGACGCGCCCGGCGACGGCGTGGTCGCGGCGATGAGCGGGACGAAAGCCCCGCTGACCGTCCGTGTCGACGGCAAGGGCGACTGGAAGGCGTGGGCCGGCAAGGGACTGGCGACGCTCGGTGGGCAGGAACTGGCCAATCTCGATCTCGGCGCGGCGAACGGCACCTTCACGATCCGCGGGTTGACGCATCCCGGGCTCTACATGGCTGGCCCGGTCGAGCGGCTGACCGCGGGCGGGATGATGGTCGATATCACCTCCACGCTCGACAAGCGCAAGGCGACGACGCGGATGACGTTGACGTCGAGCGCGCTGGCGGTCGCGGCGAACGGCTTGATCGATCTGGGCGAGAACAAGTTCGGCAATTTCGTCGTCGATGCGCGGCTGCTGACGCCCGGCGCGATCCTGCCCAATCTGGCGGGCCGCGACGTGATGGCGCATCTGGCGCTCGACGGGCCGTTCGTGACCCCGACGGTCGGCTACAGCATCAGCGCGGCGGCGCTGTCGTTCAACGGAACGGGCGTCGAGGGGCTGAGCGCATCGGGCAAGGCGACGGTCGATGCCGAGCATGTCATGGTCCCGGTCAACGCCCGCGCGCGACGCGTGACGGGACTGAACGCGGCCGCCGGCGGCCTGCTGACCAATGTCAGCGCGGTCGGCGATTTCGCCTATTCGAACGGCAAGTTGCTGTCCGACAATCTCAAGATCAAATCCGACCGCATCGACGCCACCGCGATCGTCGTCGCCGACCTGCCGAGCGGGCGCTACACCGGCGCCTTGAAGGGGCGGGTCAACAACTACACGATCGACGGCATCGGCATCGTCGATCTGACCACCGACGCGAAACTGGTGACCGTCCCGTCGGGCGGGTTCGGGATCAAGGGCCATGTCGTCGCGCGGACCAAGCGCATCTTCAACAGCGGCGCGGCGGACTTCCTGGGCGGTAACGCATTGGTGTCGAGCGATGTCGGGTACGACACCAACGGCCGCATCACGTTCAACAACGTCAAGCTGACCGCGCCGCAATTCACGATCTACCGCGGCGGCGGTAGCTATGCGCCGAACGGGCAGATCTTGTTTGCGGGCGACGGCATGTCGAAGGCGTACGGCCCGGTCTCGGCGCGTGTTACCGGCACCGCGAGCGCCCCCGTCATCGTCATTCGCGCGCCGCGTCCGGGCGTCGGGGTCGGCTTGTCGGGCCTCGAAGCGACGATCCGGGGCAAAGGCGACGGATATGCGGTCGTGGCCAAGGGTGACACAAGCTACGGTCCGTTCGCTGCCAACGTCCTGATCCGCACGGGCAAGGTGCTGACGATCCAGGTCAACCAAGGCACGCAGTTCGCCGGCGTCAACCTGCTCGGCAACCTACAGCAAACGCCCGCCGGGCCGTTCGCCGGCCGGTTGCAGTTCGCCGGGTCTGGCGTCAACGGCGTCGCGACCTTGGCGGCCGAGGGCAAGGTCCAGCGCGCCGATTTCGACGCGCATGCTTATAACGCGCGCATCCCCGGGGCGGTCGATTTCACCATCGGCCGCGCGCTCGCGAAGGGGACGATCATCCTCTACCCGAGCGGCCCGCGCGTGCTCGCCGACGTCCAACTCGCCAACCTTCGCTACGGCGAAACTGTCCTGTCGGTCGCGCGCGCCAAGGTCGACTACGCCAACCAGACCGGCACGGTACAGGCGCTCGCCAACGGATCGAGCGGCGTGCCGTTCACGATGGGGCTGAGCGCGCAGCTGCAGCCCAAACTCTGGCTCGTCGCGCTGCAGGGCAAGGCGAACGGCATCGCGTTCCGTACGCCGCGCCCGGCGCGGATCGAGCCGCTGAACGGCGAATACAAGCTGCAACCCACGCAGATCGTGTTCGACAAGGGTACCGCGCGCATCGCCGGAAGCTATGGCAAGGGCGTCACGCTCCAGGCGCGGCTCGATAAGCTCGACCTGTCGGTCGCCAACGCATTGGTCCCAGGCCTCAACATCGACGGCGTCGCGACTGGCAGTGTGGATTATATCCAGCCGACCGGTGCCGAGGTGCCGAACATCGACACGCGCATGACGATTACCGGCTTCACCCGGTCGAGCGCGGAGATCGTATCGCAGCCGGTCGACATCACCTTCCTCGGCCGGCTGACCGCGGCGGGCGGCGATGCGCGCGCGCTGATCAAACGCGGCACGACGACGATCGGGCGGATGCAGGCCAATCTGGCGCCGCTGGGCGGTGGTGCGAGCTGGTCCGAGCGACTGATGTCGGCCCCGTTGACCGGCGGTGTGCGCTATAATGGGCCGGCGGGCGTGCTTTTCTCGCTGACGGGTCTCGCCAACCAGCAGGCCTCGGGCGGGATCGCCGTTGCGGCCGATTTCGGCGGCCGGCTCGGCGCGCCGCAACTCAACGGCATCCTGCGCGCCGACAATCTGACGTACATAAACACCGCATTCGGCACGAAGCTGACCAACGTGCAACTCGCCGGACGCTTCACCAACGATCGGCTGGAAATCACCAAGCTGGAGGCGAAGGCCGGGCAGGGCACGGTCAGCGCGAACGGCTGGATCGGTCTGTCGTCCGACGCCGGCTTCCCGCTCCAGCTCAACGCGACGCTGCAGAACGCGACGCTCGCCGACAGCGATTCGCTGGCGGGGACGGCGACCGGCACGCTGGCGGTGACCAACGGCAAGGGCGGCGGGCTGATCAAGGGTGACTTGCGCATCCCCAACGCGCGCTACGAATTCAACTATCAAGGCCAGGCCGAAGTACCCGAGCTCAAGGGTATCCGCCGCAAGTCCGACGCGCCGCGCCCGCACGGACCGCCCGCGCCCGAAAGCAACTTCAAGCTCGACGTCCGCATCCGCGCCGCCAACCAATTGTTCGTCAGCGGCATGGGGCTCGAATCCGAATGGAGCCTCGACATGCGGGTTGGCGGCACCTCGGCCCAACCGATCGTGTCGGGCAATGCGGAGATTGTGCGCGGCACCTACAGCTTTGCCGGCAAAAGGTTCGACATCAACCGCGGCAACATCCGTTTCAGCGGCAACGCCCTGTCCGACCCCGACATCGACATTTCGGCGACGACCGACACCAACGGCATCACCGCGGTGATCAACATCGGCGGCACCGGCCAGCGTCCGCAGATCACGTTCACCTCGACGCCGACGTTGCCGCAGGACGAAGTGCTCAGCCGCCTGCTGTTCGGGACCAATCCGGAAAATCTGTCTGCAGTCGAAGCGTTGCAGCTGGCCGCCGCGCTCAATTCGCTGCGCGGCAGTGGCGGCGGGCTCAACCCGCTCGGCAAGCTGCGCGGCGGGCTCGGGATCGATCGCCTGCGCATCCTCGGCGCAGACGAAGCGGGCGGGCGTGGCACGGCGCTCGCCGCGGGCAAGTACATCACGCGCAACATCTATATCGAGATCATCACCGACGCCCGCGGCTTCACCGCGACACAGCTGGAGATTTCGCTGACCAAGAGCCTGAGCGTGCTGTCGCAGATGAGCTCGTTCGGCGGATCGGGCGCGAGCGTGAAGTACCAGAAGAACTTCTGA
- the hppD gene encoding 4-hydroxyphenylpyruvate dioxygenase — MTDTTDNPMGLDGFAFVEFTSPDPAAMADWFEKLGFTHVGTHRSKNVRRYAQGEINFLLNMDDAGQVAGFRNAHGPSANAMAFNVEDDEAALKLAVERGAVAVTGSNGPGELDIPAIEGIGGANLYLVDKKDDVWGTDFIPTGKGVDDNSVGLEILDHLTHNLRRGRMDYWANYYERIFNFRQIRYFDIEGQATGLFSKAMTAPDDKIKIPLNESQDEHSQIEEFIKDYKGEGIQHIALTTDDIFATVDRLRANGIIFQDSPDTYFDMIDQRLPGHGHDVAEMRKRKILIDGAPETGGGLLLQIFTANMVGPIFFEIIQRKGNDGFGEGNFKALFESIELDQIRRGVVPGVEA; from the coding sequence ATGACCGACACGACCGACAATCCGATGGGCCTCGACGGCTTCGCGTTCGTCGAGTTCACTTCGCCCGATCCGGCGGCGATGGCCGACTGGTTCGAAAAGCTGGGCTTCACGCATGTCGGTACGCATCGGTCGAAGAATGTCCGTCGCTACGCGCAGGGAGAGATCAACTTTCTGCTCAACATGGACGATGCCGGCCAGGTCGCCGGTTTCCGCAACGCGCACGGCCCGAGCGCCAACGCGATGGCGTTCAACGTCGAGGATGACGAGGCGGCGCTGAAGCTCGCCGTCGAACGCGGCGCGGTCGCGGTGACGGGCAGCAATGGCCCCGGCGAGCTCGACATCCCGGCGATCGAGGGGATCGGCGGCGCCAATCTCTATCTCGTCGACAAGAAAGACGATGTGTGGGGTACGGATTTTATCCCGACCGGCAAGGGCGTGGACGACAATTCGGTCGGGCTCGAGATACTCGACCACCTCACGCACAATTTGCGGCGCGGCCGGATGGATTATTGGGCGAATTATTACGAGCGGATCTTCAACTTCCGCCAGATCCGCTACTTCGACATCGAGGGTCAGGCGACTGGGCTGTTTTCGAAGGCGATGACCGCGCCCGACGACAAGATCAAGATTCCGCTGAACGAGAGTCAGGACGAGCATTCGCAGATCGAAGAGTTCATCAAGGACTATAAGGGCGAAGGCATTCAGCACATCGCGCTGACCACCGACGATATCTTCGCAACGGTTGATCGGTTGCGCGCCAACGGCATTATCTTCCAGGATTCGCCGGACACCTATTTCGACATGATCGACCAGCGCCTGCCGGGCCACGGCCACGACGTGGCGGAAATGCGCAAGCGCAAGATCCTGATCGACGGGGCGCCGGAGACGGGCGGCGGGTTGCTGCTGCAGATCTTCACCGCCAACATGGTCGGGCCGATCTTCTTCGAGATCATCCAGCGCAAGGGCAATGACGGCTTTGGCGAGGGGAATTTCAAGGCGCTGTTCGAGAGCATCGAACTCGACCAGATCCGCCGTGGCGTCGTGCCGGGGGTCGAGGCTTAA
- the hmgA gene encoding homogentisate 1,2-dioxygenase — MTDYMTGFGNHFATEAVAGALPIGRNSPQKPAFGLYTEQLSGTAFTAPRHENRRTWMYRLRPSAAHPAFARYDGAKRFAPGLSKQPLAPNRLRWQPLSDAPAADWLDSLTTMVVAGDGPRTQAGVAMHVYAASKDMENRVFASADGELLILPEQGGLTLLTELGRIDIAPGQVAVIPRGVRFRVTLPDGPARGYVAENHGQPFRFPDLGPIGSNGLANPRDFETPVAWFEDVEGDYDLIQKFEGALWTTNLGRSPLDVVAWHGNYAPYRYDLTRFNTIGSISFDHPDPSIFTVLTSPSDVPGTANADFVIFPPRWMVAEDTFRPPWFHRNTMSECMGLLYGAYDAKADGFRPGAMSLHNQMSGHGPDVASWKGASEAELKPHKINGTMAFMIESRWVFHCTDYALETSALDEDYDEVWSGFPKARLP; from the coding sequence ATGACCGATTACATGACCGGCTTCGGCAATCACTTCGCGACCGAAGCCGTCGCGGGCGCCCTGCCAATCGGGCGAAATTCGCCGCAGAAGCCGGCGTTCGGACTTTATACCGAACAACTCAGCGGCACCGCATTCACCGCCCCGCGCCATGAAAACCGGCGGACGTGGATGTACCGCCTGCGCCCGAGCGCCGCGCATCCGGCCTTCGCCCGCTACGACGGCGCCAAGCGTTTTGCGCCCGGCCTGTCGAAGCAGCCGCTCGCCCCCAACCGCCTGCGCTGGCAGCCGCTGAGCGACGCGCCCGCGGCCGACTGGCTCGACAGCCTGACGACGATGGTCGTCGCCGGCGACGGCCCGCGCACCCAGGCGGGCGTCGCGATGCACGTCTATGCCGCCAGCAAGGACATGGAGAACCGCGTCTTCGCTTCGGCCGATGGCGAACTGCTGATCCTGCCCGAACAGGGCGGGCTCACGCTACTGACCGAACTCGGCCGGATCGACATCGCGCCCGGTCAGGTCGCGGTGATCCCGCGCGGCGTGCGGTTTCGCGTCACCCTGCCCGACGGCCCGGCGCGCGGTTACGTCGCCGAAAACCACGGCCAGCCCTTCCGCTTCCCCGATCTCGGCCCGATCGGCTCGAACGGCCTGGCCAACCCGCGCGATTTCGAGACGCCGGTTGCCTGGTTCGAGGATGTCGAGGGCGATTACGACCTGATCCAGAAGTTCGAGGGCGCGCTGTGGACAACCAACCTCGGCCGCTCACCCCTCGACGTGGTCGCGTGGCACGGCAACTACGCGCCGTATCGCTACGACCTGACACGCTTCAACACGATCGGCAGCATCAGTTTCGACCATCCCGATCCGTCGATCTTTACGGTGCTCACCTCGCCCAGCGACGTGCCCGGCACCGCCAATGCCGATTTCGTGATCTTCCCGCCGCGCTGGATGGTCGCCGAGGACACGTTCCGCCCGCCCTGGTTCCACCGCAACACGATGAGCGAGTGCATGGGGCTGCTCTACGGCGCGTACGACGCCAAGGCGGACGGCTTCCGCCCAGGTGCGATGTCGCTGCACAACCAGATGAGCGGCCACGGTCCCGACGTCGCCAGCTGGAAGGGCGCGAGCGAAGCCGAACTCAAACCGCACAAGATCAATGGCACGATGGCGTTCATGATCGAAAGCCGCTGGGTGTTCCACTGCACCGACTATGCGCTGGAGACGAGCGCGCTCGACGAGGATTATGACGAGGTGTGGTCGGGCTTTCCGAAGGCGCGGCTACCCTAG
- a CDS encoding YciI family protein, whose protein sequence is MQYMVLIYEDEAGYGGKEDSPELKAIVAKHYALAGELGDKLVAGSGLMSVTTATTVRTAPDGSQTIHDGPFAETREQLGGFYLIEAQDLDEAIAFAKRVPIRLGGSVEVRPAIMGG, encoded by the coding sequence ATGCAATACATGGTCCTGATCTACGAAGACGAAGCCGGCTATGGCGGCAAGGAAGACAGCCCCGAGCTCAAGGCGATCGTCGCCAAGCATTATGCGCTGGCGGGCGAGCTGGGCGACAAGCTGGTCGCCGGATCCGGCCTGATGTCGGTCACCACCGCGACGACCGTCCGCACCGCGCCCGACGGCAGCCAGACGATCCATGACGGCCCCTTCGCCGAAACGCGCGAGCAGCTCGGCGGCTTTTACTTGATCGAAGCGCAAGACCTCGACGAAGCGATAGCGTTCGCCAAACGCGTCCCGATCCGGCTCGGCGGATCGGTCGAGGTACGGCCGGCGATCATGGGCGGGTGA
- a CDS encoding MarR family winged helix-turn-helix transcriptional regulator: MTQLKLDTFLPYRLSVVSNRVSAAIATAYVRLFGLKIPEWRLIAVIAEGQPITQQAVGVATRMDKVTVSRAAQALAERGLIARQPNAGDKRSHLLSLTDTGRALYDQVAPKALEMEAAIFQQLDPEERKTLSAMLERIEAATARVAPESAE, from the coding sequence GTGACACAACTCAAGCTCGACACCTTCCTGCCATACCGCCTGTCGGTCGTGTCGAATCGTGTATCGGCGGCGATCGCGACGGCGTATGTCCGGCTGTTCGGGCTGAAAATTCCCGAATGGCGACTGATCGCGGTTATTGCGGAGGGGCAGCCGATCACGCAGCAGGCGGTCGGTGTGGCGACGCGGATGGACAAGGTGACGGTGAGCCGCGCGGCGCAGGCGCTGGCCGAGCGTGGACTGATCGCGCGCCAGCCCAATGCCGGCGACAAGCGGTCGCATCTGCTGTCGCTGACCGACACCGGGCGGGCGCTGTACGATCAGGTCGCGCCCAAGGCGCTGGAAATGGAAGCGGCGATCTTCCAGCAACTCGATCCGGAAGAACGCAAGACCCTGTCGGCGATGCTCGAGCGTATCGAAGCGGCGACTGCACGGGTCGCGCCCGAATCGGCCGAATGA
- a CDS encoding RNA polymerase sigma factor yields MPLDRAVRTHGARVVAALAARFRDLDLAEDGFAEACARAVGAWAQGEPDNPAGWLFRVAERAALDILRRRAVRDGAALPPLEPEPTAEELMAARPDIPDERLRLIFVCCHPAIHPEARAALTLRLVCGLSAQEIARAFLIAEPALLQRLTRAKRKIAAAGVPFEIPGPDHWAERLDAVLSTIEVAYAHAHADGAATGLHAGYAAEMRVVTATLATMLPKEAEVHALAAMVRFAEARRPARVDDMGAMVPLSEQDPALWDTALIADAQRYLRTALGRPLTARTLQALIHAEWCLRTSLDDPAPWPAILILYDALLAHRDDPLTRLNRAVALAEMRGPAAALEDVDALSHSGLATYLPYHAVRADLLTRLGLYDAACEAYDAALALGPGDAERNWLAAKLAEVGR; encoded by the coding sequence ATGCCGCTCGACCGGGCCGTCCGCACACATGGCGCGCGCGTCGTCGCCGCGCTGGCGGCCCGGTTTCGCGACTTGGATTTGGCGGAGGACGGGTTCGCCGAAGCCTGCGCGCGCGCCGTTGGGGCATGGGCGCAGGGCGAACCCGACAATCCGGCCGGATGGCTTTTCCGGGTCGCGGAGCGCGCCGCACTCGACATCTTGCGGCGGCGGGCAGTGCGCGACGGCGCCGCGCTGCCGCCGCTGGAGCCCGAGCCGACAGCGGAGGAATTGATGGCGGCGCGCCCCGATATTCCCGACGAACGGCTGCGGTTGATCTTCGTCTGCTGCCATCCGGCGATCCATCCGGAGGCGCGCGCAGCGCTTACGCTACGGCTGGTGTGCGGATTGTCGGCGCAGGAGATCGCCCGCGCTTTCCTGATCGCCGAGCCGGCGCTGCTGCAGCGCCTGACCCGCGCCAAACGCAAGATTGCCGCGGCGGGTGTCCCGTTCGAGATTCCCGGTCCGGACCACTGGGCCGAGCGGCTCGACGCGGTGCTGTCCACGATCGAGGTCGCCTATGCGCACGCGCATGCCGACGGCGCTGCGACCGGGCTACACGCAGGGTATGCGGCCGAGATGCGGGTCGTCACCGCAACGCTGGCTACAATGTTGCCAAAGGAGGCCGAAGTTCACGCACTGGCGGCGATGGTACGGTTCGCCGAGGCTCGCCGGCCCGCGCGCGTCGATGACATGGGCGCGATGGTGCCTCTGTCGGAACAGGACCCGGCGCTGTGGGACACCGCGCTAATTGCCGATGCCCAGCGATATCTGCGCACGGCGCTCGGCCGTCCGTTGACCGCCCGAACGTTGCAGGCCCTGATCCATGCGGAATGGTGCCTGCGGACGTCGCTGGACGATCCCGCGCCCTGGCCCGCGATCCTGATCCTCTACGACGCATTGCTGGCACATCGCGACGATCCGCTGACCCGGCTCAACCGGGCCGTCGCGTTAGCCGAGATGCGCGGCCCGGCGGCAGCGTTGGAAGACGTCGATGCGCTCAGCCATAGCGGCCTCGCGACCTACCTTCCCTACCATGCGGTCCGCGCCGATCTGCTCACACGATTGGGTCTCTACGACGCCGCGTGCGAGGCATACGACGCGGCGTTGGCACTCGGTCCCGGCGATGCTGAACGCAATTGGCTGGCGGCGAAGTTGGCGGAGGTCGGACGCTAG
- a CDS encoding BamA/TamA family outer membrane protein: MVLAQTATTPQTAPGSQQGKPVPIPTPTSDPEGDKPIVSDKDFNAALPKLSDDINAPLEPIPQDAPFTPQTADKAPDSTTPPPAPVVEPGTLPPPSEPPTELAQPLPPLDSYNTAPVVDVAVTDDKKGAQVRYDTVVNGLDALKLDGQFRTFSALKKGGGKAANIPMVTARAREDEALAIRLMKSKGYYDASAVSVIENVPNDPTRVRAVINAVPGNLYKLGEIKVDAYPVAPNDLITKNLPLRTGDPIEAERIQGAEANVSLQLGQTGYPFARLGTRDILLDEANFTGDYTLPIDTGPRSSFGDITTTGKLAFGADHIRILRRFKPGQLYDTRGIDDLRKALVATGLFSTVAVEPVDTGKDAPDGTRIVDIAVTQRVGKTRSIAATGGYSTGQGLRAEATYTARNAFPPEGALIFTAVGGTQEQGAGATFRRSNWRQRDRTLSFGLAAGRNNYDAFNAVSLSLIGRVSYDSTPIWQKKFTYQYGFELTGTNEDVYDFGLGKRKRGTYFIAALPLMGQFDRSKNKRTPDMGLLDPTQGYRIKLTLSPETSVRGAARPYLRAMAEASGYYPVMDSLTIAGRVRVGSIQGISRDDLVPSRRYYGGGGGSVRGYGYQRLGPFDPNGDPVGGRSLNEFALEARYRVGNFGIVPFVDAGNSYESSMPKFNDLRFGAGIGGRFYTNFGPVRIDVATPLNRRKGDSRIALYISIGQAF; this comes from the coding sequence ATGGTACTCGCGCAAACGGCTACGACGCCGCAGACTGCGCCCGGGAGCCAGCAGGGCAAGCCGGTCCCGATCCCGACGCCGACCAGCGACCCCGAAGGCGACAAGCCGATCGTCAGCGACAAGGATTTCAACGCGGCGCTGCCCAAGCTGTCCGACGACATCAACGCGCCGCTCGAACCGATCCCGCAGGACGCGCCCTTCACCCCGCAGACCGCCGACAAGGCGCCCGACAGCACGACGCCGCCGCCCGCGCCGGTCGTCGAACCCGGCACGCTGCCGCCGCCGTCGGAGCCGCCGACGGAGCTCGCCCAGCCATTGCCGCCGCTCGACAGCTACAACACGGCGCCGGTCGTCGATGTCGCGGTGACCGACGACAAGAAGGGCGCGCAGGTTCGCTACGACACCGTCGTCAACGGGCTCGACGCGCTCAAGCTGGACGGCCAGTTCCGCACCTTCTCGGCGCTCAAGAAGGGCGGCGGCAAGGCCGCGAACATCCCGATGGTCACGGCCCGCGCCCGCGAGGACGAAGCGCTCGCGATCCGGCTGATGAAGAGCAAGGGCTATTACGACGCCAGCGCGGTGTCGGTGATCGAGAACGTCCCGAACGACCCAACCCGCGTCCGCGCGGTGATCAACGCGGTGCCGGGCAACCTCTACAAGCTCGGCGAGATCAAGGTCGACGCCTATCCCGTCGCGCCCAACGACCTGATCACCAAGAACCTGCCGCTGCGCACCGGCGATCCGATCGAGGCCGAGCGCATCCAGGGCGCGGAAGCCAATGTCAGCCTGCAGCTCGGCCAGACCGGTTATCCGTTCGCCCGGCTCGGCACGCGCGATATCCTGCTCGACGAGGCGAACTTCACGGGCGACTATACGCTGCCGATCGATACCGGACCGCGATCGAGTTTCGGCGACATCACCACGACCGGCAAGCTGGCGTTCGGCGCCGACCACATCCGCATCCTGCGCCGTTTCAAACCCGGCCAGCTGTACGACACGCGCGGCATCGACGATCTGCGCAAGGCGCTGGTTGCGACCGGGCTGTTCTCCACCGTCGCGGTCGAGCCGGTCGATACCGGCAAGGACGCGCCCGACGGCACCCGGATCGTCGATATCGCGGTCACCCAGCGCGTCGGCAAGACTCGATCGATTGCCGCGACCGGGGGCTACAGCACCGGCCAGGGGCTGCGCGCCGAGGCGACCTATACCGCGCGCAACGCTTTCCCGCCGGAGGGCGCGCTGATCTTCACGGCGGTCGGCGGTACGCAGGAGCAGGGGGCAGGGGCCACGTTCCGACGCTCCAACTGGCGCCAGCGCGACCGTACGCTGAGTTTCGGGCTGGCGGCAGGCCGCAACAACTACGACGCGTTCAACGCCGTGTCGCTATCGCTGATCGGCCGCGTCTCGTACGATTCCACGCCGATCTGGCAGAAGAAATTCACTTATCAATACGGCTTCGAACTGACCGGCACCAACGAAGACGTGTACGATTTCGGCCTCGGCAAGCGGAAGCGCGGGACGTATTTCATCGCCGCGCTGCCGTTGATGGGGCAGTTCGATCGATCGAAGAACAAGCGGACCCCCGATATGGGGCTGCTCGACCCGACGCAGGGCTATCGCATCAAACTGACGCTCAGCCCGGAAACGTCGGTGCGCGGCGCGGCGCGGCCCTATCTGCGCGCGATGGCGGAGGCGAGCGGCTATTATCCGGTGATGGATAGCCTGACGATCGCTGGGCGCGTCCGCGTCGGGTCGATTCAAGGAATCTCGCGCGACGACCTCGTGCCGTCGCGGCGTTACTATGGCGGCGGCGGCGGGTCGGTGCGCGGCTACGGCTATCAGCGGCTCGGGCCGTTCGACCCGAATGGCGATCCGGTCGGCGGGCGGTCCCTGAACGAGTTCGCGCTCGAGGCACGCTATCGCGTCGGTAATTTCGGGATCGTGCCGTTCGTCGATGCCGGCAATTCGTACGAATCGAGCATGCCGAAGTTCAACGATCTACGCTTCGGCGCGGGCATCGGCGGGCGCTTCTACACCAATTTCGGTCCCGTCCGGATCGACGTCGCCACCCCGCTCAATCGGCGCAAGGGCGATAGCCGGATCGCGCTGTACATCTCGATCGGCCAGGCGTTCTAA